Genomic DNA from Prunus persica cultivar Lovell chromosome G1, Prunus_persica_NCBIv2, whole genome shotgun sequence:
ACACACGGTTGATCGGTATAAGATATTATGCCTAATGTCAGGAACGTATATGTCAAAAAAGGCCTACCTTCATCCTCCAAAATAGGGCCCTGCTCAATATGCAATTCCACAAAAGCAGAGTAGCTTCCTTTTTCCAGGAACACGCTGGATAAGTCCCCTTCATCTTTGGTGTAACCAGCAGATTGTGCAGCATCAAAGAAAGATATATTTTGACCATCAACTGTTGTCTTCAGAGCGTTAGCAAGTGTCTTACTCCCCGCCATTAGGCGGCTGcacaatattttaattagatATAGGGAAAAGGTAGAATGGATTTACTAAATCAATACACCTCATTGTTGGAGTCAAGccaaaatttacaaattagAACATAAAGTGGATAAAAGGTTTTGAGCAGAAAATTAACTGAAACATCAGTATGGCTTCTTGTGAGTTAAACTGTAAGCGGTCCTAACCTTCCCAGACAGCTGATTCCAAAGCGTGTCGGCTCTTCTGAGGTGAACAAGATAACTTCCAGTGATCGTTTAGGTTTGAACCCAGACCTGCCAAACAGCCAGTTGCATAACCAGAGAGTTGGAACTACATTTCACCTTAGGAAAACCacatacaaaatttgaaattgtacTTTCTGATAAGGATATTTTCCATTACCAATACTTCCACAATGTTACAATCTACTCAATATTCTGatttaattagtatttaattaGTATTTTATGTAGGATAGACATGTTTGGTGCTTCATCCTTGTCTCCCTTTCCAGAGACTGCAAATGATTTAAATTgattatgattttttgcatCATTAAGTTCCTCAAACAATAATTCAACTTATAAGATGATAAATGAAAATCAAGATACCATGGAACATGTTGCTGTAAACCCAATGTTATTATACACTTTCGGGGTATATTTGGATGAAAGGGTATGATACTATTCAACTACAACAAATGTTTCCAATCTCTTGCTGAATCATCTATAGATGAGTGTTGAGATCAACTCCCCTTGGGTCCAGACTTATCCTACTTCTGGTTTGAAAGCAGATGGCCATCTGAGTAGTTCAACCCTGCATCTATGTGGTTAACTTATACTACCAGAAGAGAGTTAATTATAAGCCTCTTAgctaaaaaatatacaaaattagATCACCCACGAATTTAAAACTTAATTGCTAATAGAAATGCTAAAGGGATACATTACAGGGAGAATATCTCGTGGAGCCAAATCAAGCATGCTAAGGCTCCAGGCTCgcccaaataaattaagaTGGCAATTTTATGTTCAgactttgaaattttttaatacctaGGTGCATATTAGCGTCAACCAGGACTCATGAAAGGTGCAAACCTTTTTAGTACGTTGATGGCTTCTATAGCACCTAGAACACCCACAACCCCATCATACTTTCCGGAGTATGGAATGGCATCAATGTGAGAGCCAGTTCCAACTGCAGAAAGATCTGGGTTATAGCCTTCCCTGCATATAGGAAAGCAAGACAAAAACATGGTCAACAAAATGAAAGTGTTATATAAAGAACAATGTAACCAAACTAAACAAGGCCCATCTCTGGGCTACAAGGACGAAGGAGGACAAAAACGGATAAGTACCAAACTACCACACCCAAAGAAGTTGGGAATCAGGGTTTTCCAGAGTTTAATTGAAACCCCAAGTTTATAACCGTACAATGTTAAAATGACAGAATtgaatacaaataaaagttaCAAGATTGGGGCATAGTACACTCACCACCGACCAAATATGTTACCAATAGCATCCTCTCTAACAGAGAGACCAGAAAGTCCCATCAAGTTTTTGATGAATCTGCAGTTAAACATTacccaaagaaaacaaaattagacaCATAGCAAAGGTTAAATCTCAATATTTGTATGCATTACCAGAGTTCTCATCCTGTCATTATCCGCTATTATGCTCAATGTTTGGATTTGTTTTTAtcacggaaaaaaaaaactataaataaaattcttacACTTACTCCAACTGCAACATATAAGATACATAACACACCATTGAGATGCAAAATGCAAGTAGCCTATTGCTCGTCAATCTATACATACAACATAAATGGTAAAGAATGCTGATATTCTACAATCAAGCAAAATTTAGTAAGAAATCTGAATGGATTGGCTAAAATTTAAGCTTAGTTGATTGATAGATACTGATATAATGACATACATACCTACGAGCCAATACATCCTTGTCAGAGTACAAGATCCTGGTAACTGATGGGGCAGGTGTATCCGAGAAAGTTGAAAGTTCATCAATCTAAAAACCAAATATTCACAAAATTAGCTCAGATATGAACAAATGAACACACCCAAGTTTCTCAAACAGCTTTATTTATGAGACACTTTATAAAACCCCATAAGCCAAAGTGACCAAGTTGGTAAAAGCCAATAAAGAAATTGTAATATTCGTCACATTTGATTAAGTACCTGTTTCTGCAAACTTCGAGTGTCAACGGATAGTGAAGAGACAGTGTTCTGAAAGCTCAAGTGTGGCTCGGGAATAGGGTAGCCAGAGAAATCCTCCATTGTTTTGATTGTTgggtcttcatcttcatgAGCTAAGATTGTAGTGAAGGAGCAGAGAAAGAGCACAATAATTGCTGAGTGAGAGAATTTCAGAGACATGATTTTCTGGATGGGCTTTGGTTGATTGATTGGTGAAACTAGTTATAATTTTAAGATGGGGTTGTACCGCACGGCTGCCTAAGATGCCCTTGTGTGATTATTCATCCGTCGATGCCAATCTGTCactgcttttgttttgttttgtgtatgGTTAGTGACACTGACCATGTCATTTTGTGGTCATATTgctttatgattttttttatagagaaagttaaaaaaaaaaaattgacaaatcTTCAACTGGCTACTTATTTTGGTTCTCAATGCATCATAATTTTTACACTTAAAGTACATCATGATATTTTACTGAAATATTGAACTTGAaggatttttctataaaatgtAAAGTTATCATGAACCTATGCGAAAGACCCTTCTTTTTAATCTCATTTgctttatggttttttttatgtacAAATTGATCACAAATACTCTCAAAAGGTTTTACGAGATTGGTGATAAGAAAGTTCAGTTCTTTGATCCaatttatatttctctttttctttctgacaAAGATTATTTCATTTAAACCTATGAATACAATCATGTGTTATCTAATGTTTAATGACTTTTAAGAAAATTTTTCATACAAGAATGGTTTAAATACTTTAAATTATCTTAATTAACTGACTTAACTTATATTTGCATTTTTACCATGACTTGCAGttcgaaaataaaaaagcttgATGCTTctggaagaaagagagagaaaaaaaaggtgcCGACTTTAATCGGTTAATCCATATGATCAAAAGAAGGCGGGAAGAGTCGAAGAGTCGAagacccaaaacccaaaatcaagGTTTCTCCTTTACCGAGCGTGTAGAGAAAGCTTTCAGCCTGCAACAATGGAGACCCCGAGCCCCAAGCACACGTGCTTAAAGCTCCAACTCAAAGAAGCTCAACAACCCATCTACGTTAAGGGCACGTGGTTCGAGTCCCGCTTCGACCTCTCCATCACCGACGGCCTCAACGCTTGGATCTGCCACGCGTCGGAAGAACAAGTGAGAGACCGAGCGGCTCAGTGGGATCAGCCGGTCTCGGAGTACGTGGCGTTGGCCGAGCGCTACCTAGGGTTTCAGCACCCAGACTCCGCCTACGGCTTCGCCGATGCCGGCGACGGCCACAAAAGAGTAATTAAAATTagggattttattttggggAAAATTGTGTTTATAgtgtatttgtgtgtgtgattGTGTAATTGTTGTTTGTGCAGTTGTCATGGACTTTTGAGAAGGAAGGGACCAAGCTAGAATGGCGGTGGAAATGTCAGCCATCGCCTAATAGTAAGCAAACCACAGCAGCAGTATTGGATTTTCTCATGGATGCAAATGTTGGGCTAAGTGTAAATTTCCTcctttttgtaaatttttttatatatactgAAGCAGTGTGTTTTATGAACATGAATGATATGACTTTCAAGTGCTCTATACTCTATGTATATTTTGTTGGAATCTACCCAATATGAACTCCctctttgaatttttgaaatttggtAATCAAAGATAAGTTGTGGTTTAtgttttggaagaattttgtgTTTCTGAAGGAATGCAGTTGGGTCAACTTTTTCATATAAATGCCTATGATGTTGTGTCCATTTGATGTTACTTACACCTGGTCCTGATGCATTGGGTTTATGGAGAAGCCGATGTTGCATTAGACTGATTTTTTTAGGCTTCCAAATTTGTTGCTTTGGATTGTCTAATTTGGTTGCTTGTCTAATTCATGTTAGTATATGAATGTGTGTATGTATAGGAAGAAGTTGTGAGAAAAACTCAATCATTTGAGAGATTGAAAGTGGAAGCTGAGAAGTGTCTAGCACAGAGTGAGAAGCTTACCAATGAGAAGATAGAATTTGAATCCGCTATTTATGCAAAGGTGCACCATAATATACCTCTATGATCTACTCATCGATATTGTTTTTTATCTTTATGTTctcaaaatgtttttttattttgtaaatggAGCTTCAAACTTCTTTTGCCATATAATACAATTGACAATCATTGCACTCTAGAGTGTGGTGTTCCGCAGATGATATACCCTTGTGAGAGTTGGTTTTTCATATGAAGAATGACCTGCAATGGTTTGGAGTCTAATTTTTGATGTCTTCGTTTTTCAGATATTCTTTAGTTTTGAACTAATCAGCATGATCATTCGAAATGAGTATTAGATATTTGATTGACTTGATTGTTTTCATCCAACTCGATCATTTAATTGAGAATTATCTTTGTGCaagtaattctttttcttgaatGTCTTGACTGAATTTTCCTTAACTTCTTCTAGTTTCTTGGGGTCTTGAATTCAAAAAAAGCTAAACTAAGAGAGCTTCGAGATAAGAtttcaaaacaagaaattgcTGGAAAACTGccagaagaagaggaagcgaGTTCAGACCAAACTGAACCTTTTGTCAGCAGTGATGAGAAAAGTGAGGATGAATCTTTGAAAGATCTTCCAGTTACCTCCAAGGATGTTCCGAGGACTAGGTCTCGAGGTCGGGGTCGAAAGAGGGCAGCGGACAATTAGTGTCCCACTTTTCAATTCTAAATCTCAGCATGTTTATGCAAATACCCGATCCTAGGATCTTTGCTTACTTTTGTTTCTACATGTCTATTTTGTATCTTGttgtagatttttttttttttttttttaaagtgttcAGGTTTTTAGAGGCATACAAACTTTTGTAACTTCTGTCATGAAATGAAGATGGGCATCTAgaagatgttttttttcttctccctaGCTGTGAGCTGTTCCAAGTTTTATATAAGTTCAGTTTAACTCCCGGTTGCTAATTTGCATCAATATTAGCAACTGGAAAAGGCAAATATAGCCATTACATTGTACACTGTTGAATCTTATATCATTGAATTGAAGAATACTACAATACTTTCTTGTGTTGCACGGTATGGGTATGAGCATGAATACGTAACGATTCATCTCAAAGAAAATCGGGAAGTGATTCAAGAGCTCCTTCACATTGTGCATCCTACAAAGAACTTCGAGTAACATTGAAATGATTGCATCATTAGGTGCTAAATCCCTCTTACGCATTACTTAAACAAGCTCTATCGCTTTGCGAACCTTATTTTCTCGAAGAAAACTCTGAATTACAATATTAAATGTAATGGGTAAGCAACCCTTTGAAaaattgagaggaaagagagcacgGGGTGTTGGTTCTTCGAAATGCATTCTTTGCAGcagaaaaaaagttgaaatctTTGGCAGCATATGAAAGAGCTCTTGTTTCTCTTTAACGTATTTCATCATGCAACTGtctagctttttttttctttcttcgaAAGGTATGTAACTGTCTAGCTTTAATGTATATACCATCATATATACTTTTCCATTATCTAAGTCAGCCGTTACTTTTAgtttcctataaatacatgtTCATTATTTGTATTGATTTCATTGCAGGTTTACTTCAGTTCTTTGATTCAATCTCCAAAATTGCTGGTTATGTGAAATCAGAAGAAAACAATGTCTACAACGAGGGAAGGAACGAAGAAACCAAAGACAACAATAGAGCCTAGAGTTATTTCATGGGAGGAGAGAAAAACCCTTGCAGACAAGGAGGCTGAGGTCCTGGAAAAACAAATAGAGGATCTGAAAACATGGGTACtatatttcattcattttctatTGTCTGGTTTTTCTTCTGTATACATATTATAGATGTTCGATTTTCACTTGAGCATGTCATAAATCATTTGGACTATTGATCACGTTGATTCTTACACCGTGAAACCAATGCACGGTCAAAGGCGTTGAGAGATGTTACATTGGTAAAACACAATCTGTGACATTAAAAGACTTAAcatatgcattttttttcatctcaTTTTGACAGACCAACATGATAGATGCCATGAATGAGGAGCAGTTGAAGGAATACTTAAAGAACAGACCAGATGAGTTGAAGACAGTGAAGATCCACAAGAGCAACTCTAAGCAAAGAGTAAAATCACATATGCTTTTTCTACATTTTTTagtgtatgtttgcttttggttttaacAAGTGCTGTGTACTGATATTGCAGATCCAAAGGGAAAAGCCTAAATGCTCAACCTCTAATGGCATTATGGCTTCGGTTTGGAAGTTCCACAAGGAAGAGGAACATGAGTAGCAAAAACAATTGTTAGAATTTTAGGACATAAATGAATTGTGTAATTGTTTGTTTGAATCATAATTGTCGTTGGCTTGTTTATATACTACATAGAATTgagaatttcatcaaaataatttaattgaaaactaCAAAACAAAGTCGGTATAGCTAAGCATGCGTATTGTGAAAGTAATCAGGCAACAAAAATTCCAATTTTAGTGTTTGAATTAAGGATAGACCCCAGTGACTAGCTAAATGTACTTACTTCTAAATCTCTTATATTCAATGGGGTGTTAGTTGGATTAGTTCATATATTTGTTGTACTCCAAGTGTGGTCGTGGGTTCGAGTCTCTATGGTATATGTGAGTTTCCCCATAGCCTTtctttgggggggggggggggggggggggggagagaaaaaaaatcttatttttcttctccaagaaaaaaagttggaaaaaggcaaaaggaaaaaattttt
This window encodes:
- the LOC18789197 gene encoding ureidoglycolate hydrolase produces the protein MSLKFSHSAIIVLFLCSFTTILAHEDEDPTIKTMEDFSGYPIPEPHLSFQNTVSSLSVDTRSLQKQIDELSTFSDTPAPSVTRILYSDKDVLARRFIKNLMGLSGLSVREDAIGNIFGRWEGYNPDLSAVGTGSHIDAIPYSGKYDGVVGVLGAIEAINVLKRSGFKPKRSLEVILFTSEEPTRFGISCLGSRLMAGSKTLANALKTTVDGQNISFFDAAQSAGYTKDEGDLSSVFLEKGSYSAFVELHIEQGPILEDEGISVGIVTAIAAPASIKVDFEGNGGHAGAVLMPNRNDAGLAAAELVLAVERHVLESGSIDTVGTVGILELHPGAINSIPSKSHLEIDTRDIDEERRNVVIEKIHQSAITIASKRGVNLSEFKIVNQDPPALSDKSILDAMEASSKELNLTHKFMISRAYHDSLFMARVSPMGMIFIPCYKGYSHKPEEYASSQDISNGVKVLALTLAKLSLQ
- the LOC18792451 gene encoding uncharacterized protein LOC18792451, translated to MSTTREGTKKPKTTIEPRVISWEERKTLADKEAEVLEKQIEDLKTWTNMIDAMNEEQLKEYLKNRPDELKTVKIHKSNSKQRIQREKPKCSTSNGIMASVWKFHKEEEHE
- the LOC18789396 gene encoding DNA repair protein XRCC4 isoform X2, with protein sequence METPSPKHTCLKLQLKEAQQPIYVKGTWFESRFDLSITDGLNAWICHASEEQVRDRAAQWDQPVSEYVALAERYLGFQHPDSAYGFADAGDGHKRLSWTFEKEGTKLEWRWKCQPSPNSKQTTAAVLDFLMDANVGLSFLGVLNSKKAKLRELRDKISKQEIAGKLPEEEEASSDQTEPFVSSDEKSEDESLKDLPVTSKDVPRTRSRGRGRKRAADN
- the LOC18789396 gene encoding DNA repair protein XRCC4 isoform X1; its protein translation is METPSPKHTCLKLQLKEAQQPIYVKGTWFESRFDLSITDGLNAWICHASEEQVRDRAAQWDQPVSEYVALAERYLGFQHPDSAYGFADAGDGHKRLSWTFEKEGTKLEWRWKCQPSPNSKQTTAAVLDFLMDANVGLSEEVVRKTQSFERLKVEAEKCLAQSEKLTNEKIEFESAIYAKFLGVLNSKKAKLRELRDKISKQEIAGKLPEEEEASSDQTEPFVSSDEKSEDESLKDLPVTSKDVPRTRSRGRGRKRAADN